One Micromonospora sp. FIMYZ51 genomic window carries:
- the hrcA gene encoding heat-inducible transcriptional repressor HrcA: protein MGLDDRKLAVLRAIVEDYVATQEPVGSKALVERHQLGVSPATVRNDMAVLEEEGFIRQPHTSAGRVPTDRGYRLFVDRLSRVKPLSPAERRAIERFLAGAVDLDDVVHRTVRLLAQLTRQVAVVQYPSLARSRVRHLELVPISTTRLMLVMIADTGRVEQRLVELPAPILADDVLDLRRLANEKLVGVRLSETPPLVQALIDESPPELRPAMTTLSTVLLETLVERHEERIALAGTANLARGGLLDFHGSLRPILEALEEEVVLLKLIGEVEPSTLRVRIGDENEIDNLRAASVVSTGYGPGATIVGGMGVLGPTRMDYPGTIATVRAVARYVGELLAQN, encoded by the coding sequence ATGGGTCTCGACGACCGCAAGCTCGCCGTGCTCCGGGCGATCGTCGAGGACTACGTCGCCACCCAGGAGCCGGTCGGCAGCAAGGCGCTCGTCGAACGGCACCAGCTGGGCGTGTCGCCGGCCACGGTCCGCAACGACATGGCCGTGCTGGAGGAGGAGGGCTTCATCCGGCAGCCGCACACCAGCGCCGGCCGGGTGCCCACCGACCGTGGCTACCGCCTCTTCGTCGATCGGCTGAGCCGGGTCAAGCCGCTCAGCCCGGCCGAGCGCCGGGCGATCGAGCGTTTCCTGGCCGGTGCGGTCGACCTCGACGACGTGGTGCACCGCACGGTCCGGCTGCTCGCCCAGCTGACCCGCCAGGTGGCCGTGGTGCAGTACCCGAGCCTGGCCCGCTCCCGCGTACGGCATCTGGAGCTGGTGCCGATCTCCACCACCCGGCTGATGCTTGTGATGATCGCCGACACCGGCCGGGTCGAGCAGCGGCTGGTCGAACTACCGGCGCCGATCCTCGCCGACGACGTGCTCGACCTGCGGCGGCTGGCCAACGAGAAGCTGGTCGGCGTCCGCCTGTCGGAAACCCCGCCGCTGGTGCAGGCCCTCATCGACGAGTCGCCGCCGGAGCTGCGGCCGGCCATGACGACCCTGTCCACCGTGCTGCTGGAGACGCTTGTCGAGCGGCACGAGGAACGGATCGCGCTGGCCGGCACCGCAAACCTGGCTCGCGGCGGCCTGTTGGACTTCCACGGCTCGCTCCGACCGATCCTCGAGGCGCTTGAGGAGGAGGTCGTCCTGCTCAAGCTCATCGGCGAGGTGGAACCGAGCACGCTACGAGTGCGCATCGGTGACGAGAACGAGATCGACAACCTGCGGGCGGCTTCGGTGGTCAGCACCGGATACGGCCCGGGCGCGACAATCGTCGGGGGGATGGGCGTGCTGGGACCAACCCGGATGGACTACCCCGGAACAATCGCCACGGTGAGGGCCGTGGCACGCTACGTGGGCGAGCTGCTGGCCCAGAACTGA
- a CDS encoding DUF4870 domain-containing protein, giving the protein MTEPPRPPESGDDPTTPLSGSSGQPGYPPPGGYPPPGGYPPPGGYPPPGGYGVPGGGYPPGGYGVPGGYANNEDKTWVLIAHFGGAAGMLIGGGVLGWIAPLVAMIARGSQSPTVRAHAVTALNFQLLWSIIALVGWVLSCIGIGILIGFAAMIIGIVFGIIAGVKANEGQLYRYPMTVNMIK; this is encoded by the coding sequence ATGACTGAACCGCCTCGTCCCCCAGAATCCGGCGACGATCCCACCACTCCACTTTCCGGCTCGTCAGGCCAGCCCGGCTATCCCCCGCCGGGCGGATACCCGCCGCCTGGCGGCTACCCCCCGCCCGGTGGCTATCCCCCACCCGGTGGCTACGGCGTGCCCGGTGGCGGTTATCCGCCCGGTGGCTACGGCGTGCCCGGTGGTTACGCCAACAACGAGGACAAGACCTGGGTGCTGATCGCCCACTTCGGCGGGGCCGCCGGGATGTTGATCGGCGGTGGTGTGCTCGGCTGGATCGCACCGCTGGTCGCGATGATCGCCCGTGGCAGCCAGTCGCCGACCGTCCGCGCGCACGCGGTGACCGCACTGAACTTCCAGTTGCTCTGGTCGATCATCGCCCTGGTGGGCTGGGTCCTCAGCTGCATCGGCATCGGCATTCTCATCGGCTTCGCCGCGATGATCATCGGCATCGTGTTCGGCATCATCGCCGGGGTGAAGGCCAACGAGGGGCAGCTGTACCGCTACCCGATGACGGTCAACATGATCAAGTGA
- the hemW gene encoding radical SAM family heme chaperone HemW has protein sequence MPGVLPAGEPVPTDGSLPVSARAGVGERRFGVYVHVPFCASRCGYCDFNTYTADELGGGASRAGYADTVLAELALAARVLGDAPPRRVETVFVGGGTPTLLPADDLARILDAIDRTWGLAPDAEVTTEANPESVTPTTLKELRAAGYTRISLGMQSAAPGVLAVLDRRHHAGRATAAALEARDAGFDHVNLDLIYGTPGERAEDFAASLDQVVAAGVDHVSAYALIIEDGTRLAARMRRGELPYPDDDVAADRYLAAEATLGAAGFSWYEVSNWARTPAARCRHNLLYWTGGDWWGLGPGAHSHVGGVRWWNVKHPTAYAQRLTAGESPGLAREVLTGAEAHMEEVMLRLRLATGLPLDVLDEAGRTAAARAVADGLLAAPAHAAGRAVLTLRGRLLADAVVRDLLP, from the coding sequence ATGCCCGGCGTGCTTCCAGCAGGCGAACCCGTACCCACCGACGGGTCGCTGCCCGTCTCCGCCCGTGCGGGCGTCGGCGAGCGGCGCTTCGGGGTGTACGTGCACGTGCCCTTCTGTGCCAGCCGCTGTGGCTACTGCGACTTCAACACGTACACCGCCGACGAGTTGGGTGGCGGGGCGAGCCGGGCGGGCTACGCCGACACCGTGCTGGCCGAGTTGGCGCTGGCCGCGCGGGTGTTGGGCGACGCACCGCCACGCCGGGTGGAGACGGTCTTCGTCGGTGGCGGCACCCCCACCCTGCTGCCCGCCGACGACCTGGCCCGCATCCTCGACGCGATCGACCGCACCTGGGGGCTGGCCCCCGACGCCGAGGTGACCACCGAGGCCAACCCCGAGTCGGTCACCCCCACCACGCTCAAGGAACTGCGGGCGGCCGGCTACACCCGGATCTCGCTGGGCATGCAGTCGGCGGCGCCGGGCGTGCTGGCCGTGCTCGACCGCCGGCACCACGCCGGCCGGGCCACCGCCGCCGCGCTGGAGGCGCGCGACGCGGGGTTCGACCACGTCAACCTGGATCTGATCTACGGTACGCCGGGGGAGCGGGCCGAGGACTTCGCCGCCTCGCTGGACCAGGTCGTGGCCGCAGGGGTGGACCACGTCAGCGCGTACGCCCTGATCATCGAGGACGGCACCCGGCTGGCCGCCCGGATGCGTCGCGGCGAGCTGCCGTACCCCGACGACGACGTCGCGGCGGACCGCTACCTGGCCGCGGAGGCCACCCTCGGCGCGGCCGGTTTCTCCTGGTACGAGGTTTCCAACTGGGCCCGGACACCGGCCGCCCGGTGCCGGCACAACCTGCTCTACTGGACCGGCGGCGACTGGTGGGGCCTCGGCCCGGGGGCGCACAGCCACGTCGGCGGGGTGCGCTGGTGGAACGTCAAACACCCCACCGCGTACGCCCAACGCCTGACCGCCGGTGAGTCACCCGGGCTGGCCCGCGAGGTGCTCACCGGGGCCGAGGCGCACATGGAGGAGGTCATGCTCCGGCTGCGGCTGGCCACCGGCCTGCCGCTGGACGTACTCGACGAGGCCGGCCGGACGGCGGCGGCCCGAGCGGTGGCCGACGGTCTGCTCGCGGCGCCCGCCCACGCGGCCGGCCGCGCGGTGTTGACCCTGCGCGGCCGGCTGCTCGCCGACGCCGTGGTGCGGGACCTGCTGCCGTGA
- a CDS encoding enoyl-CoA hydratase-related protein, producing MTSPDALVRVATARGVTTLTLDSPHNRNALSTPLMTELLAGLAAAIADDTVRVIVLDHTGPVFCSGADLKETAAAYASGTVPAALLGDVLVAVRECPKPVLARVAGPARAGGLGLIAAADLAVCAAEATFAFTEVRIGVIPAVISATVLPRLHSRAAAELYLTGDTFDGLRAAEIGLVTAAVPTDELNAVVRRYCDSLVRAAPAALAGAKELLRRPAAADLRAELAELTTLSTRFFRSADGVEGISAFREKRPPRWVAELDSSSSGLDR from the coding sequence ATGACTTCTCCCGACGCGCTGGTGCGGGTCGCCACGGCCCGCGGGGTGACCACCCTCACCCTGGACAGCCCGCACAACCGCAACGCGCTCTCCACGCCGTTGATGACCGAGCTGCTGGCCGGGCTGGCTGCCGCAATCGCCGACGACACGGTCCGGGTGATCGTGCTGGACCACACCGGTCCGGTCTTCTGTTCCGGGGCGGATCTGAAGGAGACCGCGGCGGCGTACGCCAGCGGGACGGTGCCCGCCGCACTGCTCGGTGACGTACTCGTGGCGGTGCGGGAGTGCCCGAAGCCGGTGCTGGCCAGGGTCGCCGGTCCGGCCCGGGCCGGCGGGTTGGGGCTGATCGCCGCCGCCGATCTGGCGGTCTGCGCCGCCGAGGCCACGTTCGCCTTCACCGAGGTACGGATCGGGGTGATCCCGGCGGTGATCTCGGCGACCGTGCTGCCCCGGCTGCATTCCCGGGCGGCGGCCGAGCTCTACCTGACCGGTGACACCTTCGACGGTCTGCGGGCCGCCGAGATCGGACTGGTCACCGCCGCGGTGCCGACCGACGAGCTGAACGCCGTGGTGCGGCGCTACTGCGATTCGCTGGTCCGGGCCGCCCCGGCGGCGCTGGCCGGCGCGAAGGAGTTGCTGCGCCGGCCGGCCGCCGCCGACCTGCGCGCCGAACTGGCGGAGCTGACCACCCTCTCGACCCGGTTCTTCCGCTCCGCCGACGGGGTCGAGGGGATCAGCGCGTTCCGGGAGAAGCGTCCGCCGCGCTGGGTGGCCGAACTCGACAGCTCCAGTTCCGGGCTCGACAGGTGA
- a CDS encoding phytanoyl-CoA dioxygenase family protein, translating to MAFDYGDRTGYEPISDVDRKEFHEQGFLLLRNVLTEDHRAALEAAVDRVYEEEKAKGKTTKDGTLHLLGFLERDELFGDLLTHPIAFPYMWGLAGWNIYSHHNHLDVTPPALEPEKPYWGWHQDGYRQNSDPETMDPNLPRPMFSLKVAYVLSDLSENGRGATKVIPGSHLWNSLPRPADTTVHNPDPEGTVEITANPGDAFIFDRRQWHSRSTNLSNITRKMLFVGYTYRWIRPLDELHIDTDGEWWANRTPVQRQLCGEGTHTANYWGINWDGYIDDEIPLRKELKQRGLLNRNIPWLR from the coding sequence GTGGCATTCGACTACGGCGACCGGACCGGCTACGAACCGATCAGCGACGTCGACCGCAAGGAGTTCCATGAGCAGGGCTTTCTCCTGCTGCGCAACGTCCTGACCGAGGACCACCGGGCTGCCCTTGAGGCCGCGGTCGACCGGGTCTACGAGGAGGAGAAGGCCAAGGGCAAGACCACCAAGGACGGCACCCTGCACCTGCTGGGCTTCCTTGAGCGCGACGAGCTCTTCGGCGACCTGCTCACCCACCCGATCGCCTTCCCCTACATGTGGGGCCTGGCCGGGTGGAACATCTACAGCCACCACAACCACCTGGACGTCACCCCGCCGGCGCTGGAGCCGGAGAAGCCGTACTGGGGTTGGCACCAGGACGGGTACCGGCAGAACTCCGACCCGGAGACGATGGACCCGAACCTGCCCCGGCCGATGTTCTCGCTGAAGGTCGCCTACGTGCTCTCCGACCTGTCCGAGAACGGCCGCGGCGCGACCAAGGTCATCCCCGGCAGCCACCTGTGGAACTCGCTGCCCCGACCGGCCGACACCACGGTGCACAACCCGGACCCGGAGGGCACCGTCGAGATCACCGCCAACCCCGGCGACGCCTTCATCTTCGACCGCCGCCAGTGGCACTCCCGCTCGACGAACCTGTCGAACATCACCCGCAAGATGCTCTTCGTCGGCTACACCTACCGGTGGATCCGCCCGCTGGACGAGCTGCACATCGACACCGACGGCGAGTGGTGGGCCAACCGCACGCCGGTGCAGCGCCAGCTCTGCGGTGAGGGCACCCACACCGCCAACTACTGGGGCATCAACTGGGACGGCTACATCGACGACGAGATCCCGCTCCGCAAGGAGCTGAAGCAGCGCGGCCTGCTCAACCGCAACATCCCCTGGCTCCGCTGA
- a CDS encoding GlsB/YeaQ/YmgE family stress response membrane protein, with amino-acid sequence MELTVWGIITALIVGLIIGALGRLVVPGRQPMPIWLHMLIGVGAALLGTVIARASGFAETAGIDWRELMLQVLLAAVAVALVSGVGRSRRGVTHR; translated from the coding sequence ATGGAGCTCACCGTCTGGGGCATCATCACCGCGCTGATCGTCGGTCTGATCATCGGCGCGCTGGGCCGGCTGGTGGTACCGGGCCGGCAGCCCATGCCGATCTGGCTGCACATGCTCATCGGTGTCGGCGCCGCGCTGCTCGGCACCGTGATCGCCCGCGCTTCCGGCTTCGCCGAGACCGCCGGCATCGACTGGCGGGAGCTGATGCTCCAGGTGCTGCTGGCCGCGGTCGCGGTCGCGCTGGTCTCCGGGGTGGGCCGCAGCCGTCGCGGGGTCACCCACCGGTAA
- a CDS encoding GlsB/YeaQ/YmgE family stress response membrane protein — protein sequence MELTVWGIITALIVGLIVGALGRLVVPGRQDMPIWLHMLIGVGAALLGTVLARAMGIATVTAGVDWAELAVQVALAAIAVALVAGVGSRRRGVTHR from the coding sequence ATGGAGCTCACCGTCTGGGGCATCATCACCGCGCTGATCGTCGGTCTTATCGTCGGCGCGCTGGGCCGGCTGGTGGTGCCGGGTCGGCAGGACATGCCGATCTGGCTGCACATGCTCATCGGCGTCGGTGCGGCACTACTCGGTACGGTCCTCGCCCGCGCAATGGGCATCGCCACCGTGACCGCTGGCGTCGACTGGGCTGAGCTGGCCGTACAGGTGGCGCTGGCCGCGATCGCGGTCGCCCTGGTCGCTGGTGTAGGGAGTCGCCGTCGCGGCGTCACCCACAGGTAA